One Chloroflexota bacterium genomic region harbors:
- a CDS encoding 2-oxoacid:ferredoxin oxidoreductase subunit beta, producing the protein MSKKNPEYDFKWCPGCGDFGVRRAIEMALVERVAKTKEPIEKTVVVAGIGCSGNMVHLLEGPQPFGIHGIHGRTLPMALGIKMSRSELNVLVVAGDGDFLSIGAEHIAPQAQRNLNITVVIMDNGVYGLTKGQSSPTTKMGVVTSSTPFGKLESPLNPLDLYLSYGVSFIASGFSAQIKPLSQLILQGMEYPGFSIIQVQSPCTTYNDTFELLKGNEKKNLAPVVRAVPDTHDPGDRRAAYNLIHEPGIPIGLIYKNPETVPLEQRVAKASEKARAQAPAQLLASLRT; encoded by the coding sequence ATGAGCAAGAAGAACCCGGAGTACGATTTCAAATGGTGCCCCGGCTGCGGCGATTTCGGCGTCCGCCGGGCCATCGAGATGGCCTTGGTCGAGCGCGTTGCGAAGACCAAAGAGCCTATCGAAAAGACCGTCGTTGTCGCGGGCATCGGCTGCTCCGGCAACATGGTTCACCTGCTGGAGGGCCCTCAGCCCTTCGGCATCCACGGTATCCACGGGCGCACCCTTCCCATGGCCCTCGGCATCAAGATGAGCCGCTCCGAGCTCAACGTCCTCGTCGTCGCCGGCGATGGCGATTTCCTGAGCATCGGCGCCGAGCACATCGCCCCCCAGGCCCAGCGCAACCTAAACATCACCGTCGTCATCATGGACAACGGCGTCTACGGACTCACCAAGGGCCAGAGCTCTCCAACCACCAAGATGGGCGTCGTCACCTCCTCCACGCCCTTCGGCAAGCTGGAGAGCCCCCTCAATCCTCTTGATCTCTACCTGAGCTATGGCGTCTCCTTCATCGCCTCCGGCTTCTCCGCCCAGATCAAGCCCCTCTCCCAGCTTATCCTGCAGGGCATGGAGTACCCAGGCTTCTCCATCATCCAGGTCCAATCGCCCTGCACCACATACAACGATACCTTCGAACTCCTCAAGGGCAACGAAAAGAAGAACTTGGCGCCCGTCGTTCGCGCCGTTCCTGACACCCACGACCCGGGCGATCGCCGCGCCGCCTACAACCTCATCCATGAGCCTGGGATACCCATCGGACTCATCTACAAGAACCCGGAGAC
- a CDS encoding 2-oxoacid:acceptor oxidoreductase subunit alpha, giving the protein MLRNDFVVRFAGEGGQGVVTAAEALAQAAAQVGYNVQTFATFPSQIEGGPTWAQARISTTPVLNAGDDLDILVAFNQEAYENHKDEISKSGVIIYNSGAFQMEEGPDVFGLAIDELAKSTGNPRAANFVVIGAVASLVGMPDQYLVDFNKKKYTRGRPDDEVIVGANNRAIALGREGVERKHIKIGDLATPQKLAQQQILIKGNDAISIGSLAAGLDTYIGYPISPATPILVFMERSLVGPGKFAYQASSEIEAIVAIIGAGYSGKKAMTATSGPGFSLMSEALGLAWMAEIPCVVVDVQRGGPATGLPTKTEQSDFQAALHPAHGDVALPVIAPGTVEECFYAAVHALNWAERYQGPVMLLSEMAIAERTQNIPEPDVTKLKVESRKVYTGGANGYLRYDGPALSPMPLPGGPGAYVANASEHDGYGDTTHLPMRHVTMSRRRFSKLKLLEDGHYEREHANEPIAIMPWGGSKGPAQEAYQRLAAAGKHIAWYYTMFLHPLPPKLLEELRSKELVIVPELNFQGQFSSYLRSLGVKAESIIQYTGLPFKPRDLVASVNEKIKHLSKVRV; this is encoded by the coding sequence GTGCTTAGAAACGATTTTGTCGTCCGCTTCGCGGGCGAAGGCGGACAAGGCGTCGTCACTGCGGCGGAGGCGTTGGCTCAAGCGGCCGCCCAAGTTGGGTACAACGTCCAGACCTTCGCCACCTTCCCGTCCCAGATCGAAGGCGGCCCCACCTGGGCGCAGGCCCGCATCTCCACCACGCCCGTCCTGAACGCCGGCGACGACCTGGATATCCTCGTGGCCTTCAACCAGGAGGCCTACGAGAACCACAAGGACGAGATCTCCAAGTCCGGCGTCATCATCTATAACTCTGGCGCCTTCCAGATGGAAGAGGGTCCCGACGTCTTCGGCCTGGCCATTGATGAGCTAGCCAAGAGCACCGGCAACCCCAGAGCCGCCAACTTCGTCGTCATCGGCGCGGTTGCCTCCCTCGTCGGCATGCCGGACCAGTACCTCGTTGACTTCAACAAGAAGAAGTACACCCGTGGCCGTCCTGACGATGAAGTGATCGTCGGGGCCAACAACAGGGCCATCGCCCTGGGCCGTGAAGGCGTGGAGCGTAAGCACATCAAGATCGGCGACCTTGCTACCCCTCAGAAGCTCGCGCAACAGCAGATCCTCATCAAGGGCAATGACGCCATCTCCATCGGGAGCCTGGCTGCGGGGCTGGACACCTACATCGGCTATCCCATCTCCCCCGCCACCCCCATCCTCGTCTTCATGGAGCGCTCCCTCGTCGGCCCAGGCAAGTTCGCTTACCAGGCCAGCTCGGAGATCGAGGCCATCGTCGCCATCATCGGCGCGGGCTACTCAGGCAAGAAGGCCATGACCGCCACCTCCGGCCCCGGCTTCTCCCTGATGAGCGAAGCCCTGGGCCTGGCCTGGATGGCCGAGATCCCCTGCGTCGTTGTTGACGTCCAGCGCGGCGGCCCCGCCACCGGACTCCCCACCAAGACCGAGCAATCGGACTTCCAAGCGGCGCTGCACCCCGCCCATGGCGATGTCGCGCTTCCCGTGATAGCCCCAGGCACCGTGGAAGAGTGCTTTTACGCTGCCGTTCACGCCCTCAACTGGGCCGAGCGCTACCAGGGCCCCGTCATGCTCCTGAGCGAGATGGCCATCGCCGAGCGCACGCAGAACATCCCGGAGCCTGATGTCACAAAGCTGAAGGTGGAGTCGCGGAAGGTCTACACCGGCGGCGCCAACGGCTACCTCCGGTACGATGGCCCCGCCCTTTCGCCCATGCCCCTGCCTGGCGGCCCCGGCGCCTATGTGGCCAACGCCAGCGAGCACGATGGCTACGGCGATACCACGCACCTGCCCATGCGCCACGTCACCATGAGCCGGCGCCGCTTCAGCAAGCTCAAGCTCCTGGAAGACGGCCACTACGAACGCGAGCATGCGAACGAGCCCATCGCCATCATGCCCTGGGGCGGCTCCAAGGGTCCCGCCCAGGAGGCCTACCAGCGCCTCGCGGCGGCAGGCAAGCACATCGCCTGGTACTACACCATGTTCCTCCATCCCCTACCGCCTAAGCTCCTGGAGGAGCTCCGCTCCAAGGAGCTGGTCATCGTCCCGGAGCTGAACTTCCAGGGTCAGTTCTCCAGCTACCTCCGCTCCCTTGGGGTCAAGGCGGAGTCCATCATCCAGTACACCGGTCTCCCCTTCAAACCCAGAGACCTCGTCGCCAGCGTGAACGAAAAAATCAAGCATCTCTCCAAGGTCCGCGTCTAG
- a CDS encoding MBL fold metallo-hydrolase codes for MALEKIGAHTYRLHINDTAVFHPGGTNIYFVGDPKDEMALIDTGEQDREWLRLILEAYRDLGVPRITAILISHGHADHIGGLDRIRDVINAPVRCHPKLVEKLTPFLGKEAVGALTNHERMATGGGVVLEARFTPGHADDHVCFFLHAERIAFTGDTILGSSTSVVSDLQSYMKSLHLVQKFNPSVICPAHGKIVTEAPQWVEGYIKHRNMREHQIVSAIKRGLGDVDDIVKAIYPKNLKKELRRAAAGNVRQHLSKLMKEGRVKELPSRYALKT; via the coding sequence ATGGCACTAGAGAAGATCGGCGCTCATACCTACCGGCTCCACATTAACGATACGGCCGTTTTCCATCCAGGCGGCACAAATATCTATTTTGTAGGCGACCCCAAAGATGAGATGGCCCTCATTGATACGGGGGAGCAAGACCGGGAGTGGCTCCGTCTTATCCTGGAAGCCTACCGCGATCTCGGCGTTCCGCGGATCACCGCCATCCTCATCTCCCACGGCCACGCCGACCACATCGGCGGCCTCGACCGCATCCGGGACGTCATCAACGCGCCCGTTCGTTGCCACCCCAAGCTTGTGGAAAAGCTGACCCCATTCCTTGGGAAAGAAGCCGTCGGCGCGCTAACGAACCACGAGCGCATGGCCACCGGCGGCGGCGTTGTCCTGGAGGCCCGGTTCACCCCCGGCCACGCCGACGACCACGTCTGCTTCTTCCTCCACGCGGAAAGGATCGCCTTCACCGGCGATACCATCCTCGGCTCCAGCACCAGCGTCGTCAGCGATCTGCAGAGCTACATGAAGTCGCTCCATCTTGTGCAAAAGTTCAACCCCAGTGTCATCTGTCCCGCCCACGGTAAGATCGTCACCGAAGCTCCTCAGTGGGTGGAAGGTTACATAAAGCATCGCAACATGCGCGAGCACCAGATCGTCAGCGCCATAAAGCGCGGCCTTGGCGATGTGGATGACATCGTGAAGGCCATCTATCCAAAGAACCTCAAGAAGGAACTGCGCAGAGCAGCTGCGGGAAATGTGCGTCAACACCTGAGCAAACTGATGAAAGAGGGCCGTGTAAAGGAACTCCCTTCGCGATATGCGCTGAAAACCTGA